The following DNA comes from Candidatus Methylacidiphilum fumarolicum.
ACTTGTTCGTATAAGTTCAGAAACGTTTTTTCAGTTTGACAATCTATATCAGTTCTTTGGAGTGCTGATTCCAACTCGTTTTTTAAAATGGTTAGGGGTGTTTTTAATTCGTGGGAGGCATCAGCGGTGAGTCTAATTTCTCTTTGAAAAGCCTCTTCCAATCTTCCAAGCATTTCATTGAGGATCGTAACGAGTCTTTTAAGATCCGGATCTAGGGCTGGAATGGAAAGTCTTTGATGCAAAGCCGAAGCTCTGATCTGTTCAAGGGTAGAGGTCATTTGACGGATGGGTAGCAAAGCCTTTCTAGAGATCCACCATCCTCCAAATGTGGAGAGGATCAAAGCGAAGGGGGCAGATAGTAGATAGGCGTAGGAAGCTTCCGTGAGGATTTCATAGATCGAAAGCATCTTTTTTCCAAGAGCAAGCTTATAACCGTTCTTTTCAGTATAAAATACGCGATAGAGGCCATCTCCAAGTTGTGCATAAAAAAAACTGTTGATTGCATGGTCTTCAAAGAGGTTTTTACCAGCTAGGAGTGGCGATTTGTAGACCATTGCTGGATCAGAATAAGACAGTTCGAGAATGGAGCTTTCTTCGAAGGGATTAATATTCAAAGAAAAAGAGTCTTTGGAAGAAAAGAAAGAGGCAGGCTTTTCGGTTAAAAGACCGAACAATTCAATGGAATCGGTTTTCAACTCTTGGTCTGTACTTTCAATCAACTCTCTATAGAGGGTCAAGCCAGCGACAATTCCAGATGAAAGAAGAGAGGCTCCAACTAAAAAAGCGGTCCAAAGGGCTATCTTCCAGCCTAGAGGAAGGTTTTTCATAGCAACAATAGAAATGGCCACAGCTGGTTTTCCTAGACGGCTTCTATTTTGTACCCAACACCCCGAACAGTTTGTATCAATTTTTGTTCTTCAAATTCGTCAATCTTTTTGCGCAGCTTTTGGATATAGACATCCACAAGGTTTGTTCCAGGATCAAAATGATAATTCCAAACATGTTCACAAATTTGAGTCCTCGTGAAAACTCTTCCTGGTGTTCTCATTAGTAGCTCAAGAAGGGAAAATTCCTTTGCCGTTAAATCGATTTTCTTTTGGCCGCGGAACACCTCTCTTGTTACCAAATTCAGCGTCAAATTCCCTACTTTATAAACAGAGAGACCGACACCTGCCGTTCTTCGGATTAAGGCCCTTAAACGAGCTACTAGCTCATCCATAGAAAAAGGTTTTGGAAGGTAGTCGTCAGCACCACTGTTCAACCCTTCTATTTTGTCTCTTGTTTGGCTTCTTGCACTCAATAAAAGAATAGGAAGATGAACCCCTTTTTCCCTAACAGCCTTAAGGACACTGATCCCATCTGGTCCTGGAAGCATAATGTCTAAGATCGCTGCATCATAAGGGGTGGTGAGCAATTGAAGAAGAGCCTCATCACCTCGGCTGCAAGTATCAACCACAAAACCCTCTGCTTCCAATCCCTTGGCAATGAATCGGCAGATTTTTCCTTCATCTTCGACGACAAGAATACGCATGCCCACAGTTCTTTCTCAAAGATAGGATTAAAAGCTCTCTTTGGAAAGAGTCAATGTTCAAAAGAAAAATTCCTGTGGATAGAGCACTTCTATTGGTGACATTCCCATATCCCCTAAAAAGGATGAACTTCTAACCCCTTTTCACAAGTTTTGGGCTGTTCCCATAGTAGGGAACCTGCGCCCGTGCCAGTATGTTGCTTGATGTTTGCAATTGAGGCAAGAAAACGTTGGCCCATGTACAGATTGCTACTACGCGGGAGACTACCAGGGCGCACGTAATGTCTTTGGGCAACGACACTATTTGACTATAGCTGATAGGATCCATGTTGATCAAGCCTACACTGTCCTTGTAACTCTCCAATTCATGGGCTTTGCATCGAGAGTTCCTCCCTTTGGGCTTGTGGCAATGGCCACATGCAGTACGCCCTCTTTAGCTGCCAGGTTCCTCCTCAAGTGAAGCACACAATGCGGTATTTACCTGATTTCTGTTGTAGCTAATTGATGTCCTTGCCGTATTCCTACTGGCTTATGCGCTAGCTGTAAGGACGACTTATCCCTCCTCAGAGTTGTCGAAAAAAAGCGACTGTATGCCCTCTTCTTTGCAAAACCTACTAATTTGGTCCATCCCCTTGTGGCGCAAGTCACGCATATGCCGCTTGTGAGGCATTACTTTATAATGCAAACTGAACACCATCAAGCTTTCTTAAGTTCTTGTAAGCACTCATCCAGATTATCCAATAGATTGCCAATGGTTTTAGGGGTCTCATCTCCCATATGAGAAATCCTAAAAGTCTGTCCTTTTATTTTCCCATAGCCTCCATCAATAGTCATGCTAAAACGATTTTTAAGGAGTTGAATCCATTGAGGAATATCAATCCCTAGATTGTTTTTGATACAACTCAAAGAAATCGATTCATATCCAATTTGTGGGAAAAGCTCAAAGCCCCTTTCCTTGGCCCATTGTCTAGTCATCAAAGCCATAGTGAGGTGTCTTTGATACCTGTTTTCAAGTCCTTCTTCGAAAATTTCTGCTATTTTACTTTTCAATGCATAAAAGAGACTGATGGAAGGAGTACTGGGAGTCATGGAATTGTCGTGATTCTTTTGAAACTCAAGGAAATCAAAGTAATATCCTCTGGCTGGTGTTTTTTCAGCTTTAGCCATTGCTTTTTGCGATACGGCAAAAAGAGCTCCGCCGGGAGGCAAAGCCAAAGCTTTTTGAGTGCCCGTTAGCATGACATCTATTCCCAGATCATCAAAAGGAATTTTAAGAACACTGAAGGAAGAGACACAGTCTACGATGAAAGAAACATCTGGAAATTCTTTCATGACGGCAGCGACTTCAAAAAGAGGATTCATCATTCCCGTTGACGTTTCATTATGAATGAAAGTTACTGCATCATATGCGTTCGAATTTAAACGGTTTTTTAAATCACTAGGATCAATTGGCTTTCCCCATGGATACTGAAGCTTATCTGCTTCTTTACCGCAGCGGATTGCTACATCAAACCATTTGTCAGAGAAAGCTCCATTCATACAGCAAAGCACTTTTTTCTGAACGAGATTTCGTATGGCAGCTTCCATGACTCCCCAAGCTGAACTTGTACTGAAAAACACAGGCCTTTGCGTATAGAATAGTTTCTGAAGTCCAGATTGGACTTCACGATAAAGAGCTTGGAAATCCTTGCTTCTGTGTCCGATCATTGGACTTGCAAAAGCTTCGAAAGTCTTTTTAGATACTTCAGTGGGACCAGGTATAAAAAGTTTTATGTGGTTCGACATTCCGTCAAAATATCTTTCTTATGAAAAAAAAGCAAATGATAGTTGTTGTTTTTGAAATCTTGCTTTTGTTGACGTATGGATTGTCCTTTGCCAATAGCCAACATAAGGATCCGCAAATTCATAAACCTTCCATAACCCTTGAAGAAATCGTCAGCCGTGCCATCTCCCAAAACGAGCTTATGACCAAAGCTATGCTTGGGTTGGAGTATCAGGAAAAAATCGAACTTCAAAAATTAGACGCTTTTGGAAAGCCTCTGAAGACAGACCGTCTTGAATTTCTAGTCAAACCTGGAGAGGGCTTTCTTTTGTCAGCTGATCCAAATAGTGGGACTTTGTCTTTCCGAAAGATGAGCACCAAAGACATTCAAAAAGCTCAAACGGCTAACTTAGTCTCAGATTATCTTTCGCTTCGGAATCTTGTTCCCCGATTTGAATTACATTACGAAGGAATGAACCAATGGCATGGACTGGCTTCATACATTATCGGTTTTGATCCAAAACCGAACCAACCCTATCAGTCTAAGATAGAAAAGCTGATCAACTCTGTTCAAGGTAAAATATGGATTAGTAAAGATGATTTTTCAGTTCTGTATGTAGAAGGCAGGCTACCCAAACCGGTAGCCATGGCATGGTTTATTGCGGTTGTCGATAAGCTTGATATTCACTATCACGCCAATGCTGAAAAGGGTCTCTTTGGATATATGCCCTCTCTTTTCGATCTAGAATACCGACTTAAATACATATTTGGACAATCTCATGCTAGACAGATTATTTCAATGAAAGATTTTAAATTGCCTCAGCAGATTGGCAGCAACTAAAAACAAATAACTGAGAAAAAAAGGAACTATGAGCAAGCTGTTTGAGTCTTTTTGTATCCGTTCAGTCCGTTTTAAAAACAGAATTTTCCTTTCTCCAATGTGTATGTATTCGGCTGAAGAAGGATTTGTAAATGAGTGGCATCTTGTCCATCTAGGTTCAAGAGCTGTAGGAGGAGTGAGTTTAGTGATGG
Coding sequences within:
- a CDS encoding HAMP domain-containing sensor histidine kinase, which encodes MKNLPLGWKIALWTAFLVGASLLSSGIVAGLTLYRELIESTDQELKTDSIELFGLLTEKPASFFSSKDSFSLNINPFEESSILELSYSDPAMVYKSPLLAGKNLFEDHAINSFFYAQLGDGLYRVFYTEKNGYKLALGKKMLSIYEILTEASYAYLLSAPFALILSTFGGWWISRKALLPIRQMTSTLEQIRASALHQRLSIPALDPDLKRLVTILNEMLGRLEEAFQREIRLTADASHELKTPLTILKNELESALQRTDIDCQTEKTFLNLYEQVQSLSSITQTLLFLSNLDRDSSFIKPTRIDLSQILNEILEDTAILAASKGITIEKQLPQSTPMIADEDLIRRLLWNIFDNAIQYNISGGYIGVSLQLKGTDRCLLQISNSGPVVPEEERKKIFERFYRGKNATEHGISGHGLGLNLCREIVLAHKGEITYLIDEKGHNQFSLLLPTGCGNESEKKN
- a CDS encoding response regulator transcription factor, coding for MRILVVEDEGKICRFIAKGLEAEGFVVDTCSRGDEALLQLLTTPYDAAILDIMLPGPDGISVLKAVREKGVHLPILLLSARSQTRDKIEGLNSGADDYLPKPFSMDELVARLRALIRRTAGVGLSVYKVGNLTLNLVTREVFRGQKKIDLTAKEFSLLELLMRTPGRVFTRTQICEHVWNYHFDPGTNLVDVYIQKLRKKIDEFEEQKLIQTVRGVGYKIEAV
- a CDS encoding pyridoxal-phosphate-dependent aminotransferase family protein — encoded protein: MSNHIKLFIPGPTEVSKKTFEAFASPMIGHRSKDFQALYREVQSGLQKLFYTQRPVFFSTSSAWGVMEAAIRNLVQKKVLCCMNGAFSDKWFDVAIRCGKEADKLQYPWGKPIDPSDLKNRLNSNAYDAVTFIHNETSTGMMNPLFEVAAVMKEFPDVSFIVDCVSSFSVLKIPFDDLGIDVMLTGTQKALALPPGGALFAVSQKAMAKAEKTPARGYYFDFLEFQKNHDNSMTPSTPSISLFYALKSKIAEIFEEGLENRYQRHLTMALMTRQWAKERGFELFPQIGYESISLSCIKNNLGIDIPQWIQLLKNRFSMTIDGGYGKIKGQTFRISHMGDETPKTIGNLLDNLDECLQELKKA